Proteins encoded together in one Thermococcus gammatolerans EJ3 window:
- a CDS encoding iron-sulfur cluster assembly protein: MGRREILELLKSVKNPFTDMDIVSEGLVTKVEVDEVENKVRIYVAFARHTPPHPFVMAVNWPLQAKIVRDMVKVLEDKVGYLEILDDTTLQRYYPLNDEE; this comes from the coding sequence GTGGGAAGGAGGGAGATACTTGAACTCCTGAAAAGCGTCAAGAACCCTTTCACGGACATGGACATTGTCAGTGAGGGGCTGGTAACGAAGGTTGAGGTGGACGAAGTTGAAAACAAGGTCAGGATATACGTTGCCTTCGCGAGGCACACCCCACCGCATCCGTTCGTAATGGCCGTGAACTGGCCCCTTCAGGCGAAGATAGTTAGGGACATGGTAAAGGTTTTAGAGGACAAGGTGGGATACCTTGAAATACTCGATGACACAACCCTTCAGAGGTACTACCCTCTGAACGACGAGGAATGA
- a CDS encoding carbon starvation CstA family protein, translating to MNSAVVILIAAAIYVSMYYTYGKSLQNKVVKADPNRPTPAHRLYDGVDYVPAHPLVLYGHHFASIAGAGPIVGPAVAMAWGWLPGLLWVWFGNVFIGAVHDYLALMSSVRYDGRSVQWIAGKLMSKRTGIAFELYIWFALLLVVAAFTSVIAGIFTKTPEAATAALLFLVSAVIVGYLMYKTSLHFAGATAIGLILVALSVWLGFKFPIQATYHQWALFLLVYIIIAASLPVWVLLQPRDYLNAYILWFGLILGGLAFILIGGKGTFTAPAYTSWSAHVVGGKPSPFWPTIPLVIACGALSGFHSIVGSGTSSKQLDNELHGLLVGYGGMFTEGFLSTIVITSIAVYGIKVFADAGIDINASNWAAIYAPKVAKVVGKVGIFAKSYAYGLNDAFGVSLKTGTVFASLWVSAFALTSLDTATRLGRFAWQEVFGMVVDTSEGIWKTITNKWVASAVIAVLGVILAWGNQWLILWPAFSGMNQMLASIAMMTAALWVTKVQRAGKWSWAVLIPALFLWITVTLALAWFLVVVVPGISDAFTKYSVGLITLIGLLLNLLLAWDFYVAWQKPAEEYEAAKA from the coding sequence ATGAACTCGGCTGTTGTAATCCTGATAGCCGCCGCCATATACGTCAGCATGTACTACACCTACGGTAAAAGCCTGCAAAACAAGGTCGTCAAGGCCGATCCCAACAGGCCAACGCCGGCCCACAGGCTCTACGACGGCGTTGACTACGTTCCGGCGCACCCGCTTGTTCTCTATGGACACCACTTCGCTTCAATAGCAGGAGCTGGACCAATAGTCGGTCCGGCGGTGGCAATGGCCTGGGGATGGCTTCCGGGACTGCTGTGGGTCTGGTTTGGAAACGTCTTCATTGGTGCGGTTCACGACTATCTGGCACTGATGTCATCGGTTCGCTACGATGGAAGATCAGTCCAGTGGATTGCAGGAAAGCTCATGAGCAAGAGGACGGGAATTGCGTTCGAGCTTTACATCTGGTTCGCCCTGCTCCTCGTCGTGGCGGCATTCACTTCGGTCATAGCGGGCATCTTCACCAAGACCCCGGAGGCAGCGACTGCAGCACTGCTCTTCCTTGTATCAGCGGTAATCGTTGGATACCTGATGTACAAGACAAGCCTTCACTTCGCAGGGGCTACGGCAATAGGACTTATCCTCGTGGCCCTCTCAGTGTGGCTCGGCTTCAAGTTCCCGATTCAAGCCACATACCACCAGTGGGCCCTGTTCCTCCTGGTGTACATTATCATTGCCGCATCACTTCCAGTGTGGGTACTACTGCAGCCTAGGGACTACCTCAACGCGTACATTCTGTGGTTCGGCCTCATCCTTGGCGGCCTCGCGTTCATCCTGATAGGGGGTAAGGGAACCTTCACGGCCCCGGCCTACACCAGCTGGAGCGCCCACGTCGTCGGCGGAAAGCCCTCGCCGTTCTGGCCCACTATACCGCTGGTCATCGCGTGTGGGGCTTTGAGCGGATTCCACTCAATCGTCGGTTCGGGAACTTCGTCAAAGCAGCTTGACAACGAGCTCCACGGTCTGCTCGTTGGATACGGTGGAATGTTCACCGAGGGCTTCCTGTCAACTATAGTCATTACCTCGATAGCAGTCTACGGAATCAAGGTCTTCGCCGACGCTGGAATCGACATAAACGCGTCCAACTGGGCGGCCATCTATGCCCCCAAGGTTGCCAAGGTTGTTGGAAAGGTAGGCATCTTCGCCAAGAGCTACGCTTACGGTCTCAACGACGCCTTTGGAGTATCCCTTAAGACGGGAACTGTCTTCGCCAGCCTCTGGGTGTCAGCCTTTGCCCTGACGTCCCTCGATACAGCCACGAGGCTCGGCCGCTTCGCCTGGCAGGAAGTCTTTGGAATGGTCGTTGACACCAGCGAGGGAATCTGGAAGACAATCACCAACAAGTGGGTAGCTTCTGCCGTAATCGCGGTTCTCGGCGTGATACTCGCGTGGGGCAACCAGTGGCTCATCCTCTGGCCGGCCTTCAGCGGCATGAACCAGATGCTCGCGAGCATTGCAATGATGACCGCTGCCCTCTGGGTCACCAAGGTTCAGAGGGCCGGCAAGTGGAGCTGGGCCGTCCTCATTCCAGCGCTGTTCCTGTGGATTACAGTGACCCTCGCCCTTGCATGGTTCCTCGTGGTGGTGGTTCCAGGAATAAGCGATGCCTTCACCAAGTACTCCGTCGGACTGATAACCCTAATCGGCCTGCTCCTGAACCTCCTGCTGGCCTGGGACTTCTACGTTGCCTGGCAGAAGCCTGCAGAGGAGTACGAGGCGGCGAAGGCCTGA
- a CDS encoding single- stranded DNA-binding family protein — translation MKLSTGYVRASGYAHKVRRVLFALTRGKVDPKEVVRAAGELNQYIFERFQELGVDKADVVRITVPFEIQDGKIVWDYGSLNIEIYRRSEEEKLAKALEEVEEREKELEERISEIEETATRIKNLVEELLEKIERLKEEHTSLKLKAEE, via the coding sequence ATGAAGCTCAGCACGGGTTATGTCCGGGCCTCTGGCTACGCCCACAAGGTCAGGAGGGTTCTCTTTGCTCTCACGAGGGGAAAGGTCGATCCGAAGGAAGTTGTAAGGGCTGCGGGGGAGCTGAACCAGTACATCTTTGAGAGGTTTCAAGAGCTTGGAGTGGACAAGGCCGACGTCGTCCGGATAACCGTTCCCTTTGAGATCCAGGACGGAAAGATCGTCTGGGACTACGGGAGTCTAAACATCGAGATCTACCGGAGGAGTGAGGAGGAGAAACTTGCGAAGGCCCTTGAGGAAGTTGAGGAGAGGGAAAAAGAGCTTGAAGAGCGTATCAGTGAGATTGAGGAAACCGCAACGAGGATTAAGAACCTTGTTGAGGAGCTCCTCGAGAAGATAGAACGCCTAAAGGAGGAACACACGTCGCTTAAGCTGAAGGCGGAGGAGTGA
- a CDS encoding ArsA family ATPase codes for MRDFLLPKKGFRTIFVIGKGGVGKTTTSAALATAFAKMGYKTLIVSLDPAHNLGDVFLAELKDEPIKLAENLYASELDMEKLIQSYLKHLETNLKNMYKYLTVINLEKYFEVLRFSPGIEEYATLEAIRNILGRGEEWDIIVFDTPPTGLTLRVLALPRISLIWADKLIEIRRKILERRRMIAKIQGEQKFQIEGQEFVLPKEEEEDPVMRELKSYREEIKFVEDVITDPDRTSVVAVMNPEMLPLYETERAYESLRKFKVPFNMVIVNKVITVGREIPEIRVKLEAQRKVLEEIPKKFPNVEIIKIPMFPREPRGLEELEKLGGMILEGGKEGDT; via the coding sequence ATGAGGGACTTCCTCCTTCCAAAGAAGGGGTTCAGGACGATTTTCGTCATAGGAAAGGGTGGTGTCGGGAAAACAACAACAAGCGCCGCCCTCGCAACGGCATTCGCGAAGATGGGATACAAGACGCTGATAGTTTCCCTCGACCCGGCCCACAACCTTGGAGACGTCTTCCTGGCGGAGCTGAAGGACGAACCGATAAAGCTCGCGGAGAACCTCTACGCAAGTGAACTCGACATGGAGAAACTGATACAGAGCTATCTGAAGCACCTCGAAACGAACCTCAAGAACATGTACAAGTACTTGACGGTGATAAACCTTGAGAAGTACTTCGAAGTCCTGAGGTTCTCCCCAGGTATAGAAGAGTACGCCACCCTCGAGGCCATAAGGAACATCCTCGGCAGGGGTGAGGAGTGGGACATAATAGTCTTCGATACGCCGCCCACTGGCCTGACCCTTCGCGTTTTGGCCCTGCCGAGGATTTCGCTCATCTGGGCGGACAAGCTGATAGAGATAAGGCGGAAAATCCTCGAACGGAGACGCATGATAGCCAAGATCCAGGGCGAGCAAAAGTTCCAGATTGAGGGACAGGAGTTCGTCCTTCCGAAGGAGGAGGAAGAGGACCCCGTTATGAGGGAGTTAAAGAGCTATCGCGAGGAGATAAAGTTCGTTGAGGACGTCATAACGGACCCAGACAGGACGTCTGTTGTAGCGGTCATGAACCCCGAAATGCTCCCTCTTTACGAGACCGAGAGGGCCTATGAAAGCCTTAGGAAGTTCAAGGTCCCCTTCAACATGGTTATTGTCAACAAGGTCATAACCGTAGGGCGGGAGATTCCCGAGATAAGAGTAAAGCTTGAGGCGCAGAGGAAGGTGCTCGAGGAAATTCCAAAGAAGTTCCCGAACGTTGAGATAATAAAAATCCCCATGTTCCCGAGGGAGCCGAGGGGCCTGGAGGAGCTTGAGAAACTCGGAGGTATGATACTTGAAGGTGGGAAGGAGGGAGATACTTGA